A region of Frederiksenia canicola DNA encodes the following proteins:
- a CDS encoding colicin-like pore-forming protein has protein sequence MSDAVDGASFVCDSKAESLSDCVRVDSNSETKSSMDSRYEKETDIGGRDDSQPSSSYIDNPKGHSTHSNQETVRTSITTNIGGVQILAGANTNPEHSDNRMELEDLVPKDHPTAIHAAASIIALSRGDSARLRGGRRRKKDPIWRETEAQAKNGDWEGVLNRTHQCLLNPMIGYSQLNMESVSVESYLLTQANAKEKSHLLEHYEAVNNVLSAYKDLYEKKIDAKLAKDFQQLSRNFTYLPSRINMAQVRYDKFMHGKKFMISKSDQKLLDDLVALNNSAQVKENAKSLYKVAKVFGWGSSVVTAYELATLFNKSQETGDWREFGAKISQLGSNMLIGLIVGFGITASSLPVAIIIAGLGVLASNALDDSFWLKMQNHTQGYLAK, from the coding sequence ATGTCAGATGCAGTTGATGGTGCAAGTTTCGTATGTGATTCCAAGGCGGAAAGTCTGTCAGATTGTGTTAGAGTTGACTCTAATTCAGAAACAAAATCAAGTATGGACAGCAGATACGAAAAGGAAACCGATATTGGTGGGCGTGATGATAGCCAACCGAGTTCATCATATATTGACAATCCAAAAGGACACAGTACCCATAGTAATCAGGAAACAGTGCGCACATCTATAACTACTAATATCGGTGGTGTTCAGATTCTTGCTGGGGCTAACACAAATCCAGAGCATTCTGATAACCGAATGGAACTTGAAGATTTAGTTCCTAAAGATCATCCCACAGCTATTCATGCTGCTGCAAGTATAATTGCGCTGTCAAGAGGAGACAGTGCTAGATTGCGTGGAGGACGACGTCGTAAAAAAGATCCTATTTGGAGAGAAACAGAGGCTCAAGCTAAAAATGGAGACTGGGAAGGAGTTCTTAATCGCACTCATCAATGTTTATTGAACCCTATGATTGGCTATTCTCAGTTAAATATGGAATCTGTTTCTGTTGAGTCTTATTTACTTACTCAAGCAAATGCAAAAGAAAAAAGCCACCTACTGGAACATTATGAAGCTGTAAACAATGTTTTATCAGCTTATAAGGATTTATATGAAAAGAAAATTGATGCGAAGTTAGCAAAAGATTTTCAGCAACTTTCTCGGAATTTTACATATTTACCATCTCGTATAAATATGGCTCAAGTCCGCTATGATAAATTTATGCATGGTAAGAAATTTATGATTTCAAAAAGTGATCAAAAATTACTTGATGATCTAGTTGCTTTAAATAATTCAGCACAAGTAAAAGAAAATGCGAAATCTTTATATAAGGTTGCTAAAGTTTTCGGGTGGGGAAGTAGTGTTGTAACCGCTTATGAATTAGCGACCCTTTTCAATAAGTCTCAGGAAACAGGCGATTGGCGTGAATTTGGGGCAAAAATCAGTCAGCTCGGTTCTAATATGTTAATTGGGCTTATTGTGGGGTTTGGTATTACTGCGAGTTCTCTCCCTGTAGCTATCATCATTGCAGGATTAGGTGTACTTGCATCTAATGCTTTAGATGATAGTTTTTGGCTGAAAATGCAAAATCATACTCAAGGCTATCTTGCAAAATAG
- a CDS encoding conserved phage C-terminal domain-containing protein, protein MRYSIHINQVRCVEWGIKPSLGGIVDLINQASSWAEASVVNGFTYYWIEPSKVAEELIAEDWKRDTARRHMNTLKDKDIIDLVIMDGKYYVRLTEKGATWNQVTPIRQAEKNSSGENNSVEPRKKIREDAKKNSPDKYIQDQYNQDQNNPPSPPTGEPAPAEVVLNYLNVALANLAEQLGERKPVGYSLKPWAKNITARIAESSVADCLQVVDYLVAKWGRDEKMCEYLAPKTIFRQSNFADYFPKSTAWASNGKPICVNGKWVKPSEVAKRLITPTVEEAKDLFQKVLSSGGFGNPFKHLDFSQKRNVVLYHAVINTKNKRPLEREMLSVLAKEIGNAVENADRLNPPMFNSGAEK, encoded by the coding sequence ATGAGATATTCAATTCACATCAATCAAGTTCGTTGTGTTGAGTGGGGCATTAAACCTTCTCTTGGCGGTATTGTGGATTTAATCAATCAAGCATCATCGTGGGCGGAAGCCTCGGTAGTCAATGGTTTTACTTATTATTGGATTGAGCCTAGTAAGGTGGCGGAAGAGCTAATTGCGGAAGATTGGAAGCGTGATACAGCACGTCGCCATATGAACACACTCAAAGATAAAGATATTATCGATTTAGTGATTATGGACGGCAAATATTATGTGCGTTTGACAGAAAAAGGGGCAACGTGGAATCAAGTTACCCCAATTCGTCAGGCGGAAAAAAATTCGTCAGGCGAAAATAATTCCGTAGAACCACGGAAAAAAATTCGTGAAGACGCGAAAAAAAATTCGCCAGATAAATATATACAAGATCAATATAACCAAGATCAAAATAACCCCCCTAGCCCCCCAACGGGGGAACCTGCCCCTGCTGAAGTAGTGTTGAATTATTTGAATGTGGCACTGGCTAACTTGGCGGAACAGCTTGGCGAGCGTAAGCCTGTGGGTTACTCACTCAAACCTTGGGCGAAGAACATCACCGCTCGAATTGCTGAAAGTTCGGTAGCGGACTGTCTGCAAGTGGTGGATTACCTTGTCGCCAAGTGGGGACGAGACGAGAAAATGTGTGAATACCTTGCACCAAAAACAATTTTCCGCCAATCAAATTTTGCGGATTATTTTCCTAAATCGACCGCTTGGGCGAGCAATGGCAAACCGATTTGCGTGAATGGCAAATGGGTTAAACCAAGCGAAGTAGCAAAACGCCTGATTACGCCAACGGTGGAAGAAGCCAAGGATTTATTTCAAAAAGTGTTATCTAGCGGTGGTTTTGGTAATCCGTTCAAACACCTTGATTTCAGCCAAAAACGCAATGTGGTGCTGTACCACGCTGTGATCAACACCAAAAACAAGCGACCGCTCGAACGTGAAATGTTGTCGGTGCTTGCCAAAGAAATCGGTAATGCTGTTGAAAATGCTGATCGCCTTAATCCGCCAATGTTTAACTCGGGAGCAGAGAAATGA
- a CDS encoding LexA family protein, which yields MSSTESTLAMRLKEAMNKENVSIQELSNAVGITYEMARRYVMGSAKPREKRLNLIAEFLKVTPMWLQFGEKSNVVPVNVTKANKYPLVSAVQAGSFTEACDYKDVDGYKEIDSEIETKGDGFYLEIKGDSMEPKFLEGDLVLVDTGLSPYPGCYVVAVNGSGEATLKKYKELNEISESGNQHFELIPLNPEWKSRIINSKTQEVRIIGVAVEHRSYL from the coding sequence ATGAGCAGTACAGAAAGCACATTAGCAATGCGATTAAAAGAAGCGATGAATAAGGAAAATGTGTCAATTCAAGAATTGAGTAATGCAGTAGGAATCACATATGAAATGGCACGTCGCTACGTTATGGGTTCAGCTAAACCAAGAGAAAAAAGGTTAAATTTGATCGCCGAGTTCCTGAAAGTGACGCCAATGTGGCTGCAGTTCGGTGAAAAAAGCAATGTCGTGCCAGTAAATGTGACTAAGGCGAATAAATACCCGCTTGTCAGCGCAGTACAGGCAGGTTCTTTCACTGAAGCCTGTGACTATAAAGATGTCGATGGTTATAAAGAGATCGATTCAGAGATAGAGACAAAGGGTGATGGTTTTTATCTAGAGATCAAGGGTGATTCTATGGAACCCAAATTTTTAGAAGGGGATCTTGTGCTTGTTGATACAGGCTTAAGCCCATACCCAGGCTGCTATGTTGTGGCGGTGAATGGTTCTGGTGAAGCAACACTCAAAAAATATAAAGAGCTCAATGAGATTTCTGAATCAGGAAATCAGCACTTTGAACTTATCCCACTAAACCCAGAATGGAAAAGCAGAATTATCAACAGCAAAACCCAAGAGGTACGAATCATTGGCGTAGCAGTTGAGCATCGGAGTTATTTGTAA
- a CDS encoding DUF968 domain-containing protein encodes MNETLLLTPYFQTEVGIVFYRIPPNVAPSAFGERTLLQPAPTALQTEKSGKIAKCSAEVTACNAVAELAKSSRVRQAVNHRTKPYGDLPYTAYVKQIQTCQCRDGKYCHPEKVLAETQNGLVQLCWHHDRERMEGNIKTEQLEQLAEQNWQAFIAETIRRQLRKSKTAPIEFADVVLWACLNGLMNELNSEEVRQFLGYEKQIDLTKESSIGFENPDSLATLHKVSAALKLKVDPEPPASFMARPKLKRFENRKWLQFVKSQPCVCCGARADDPHHIIGNGGGKMGGKEHDLFTIPLCRIHHDELHRNVGRFEQQYGSQLALLYKFLDRAIGLGALVIDD; translated from the coding sequence ATGAATGAAACGTTATTACTCACGCCCTACTTTCAGACGGAAGTCGGTATTGTGTTTTACCGCATTCCGCCCAACGTTGCCCCATCGGCATTTGGTGAACGCACACTGTTACAACCCGCCCCAACGGCGTTGCAGACGGAAAAATCAGGGAAAATTGCAAAATGTTCAGCGGAAGTGACCGCTTGTAATGCGGTGGCGGAGCTGGCGAAATCCAGCAGGGTAAGGCAAGCCGTTAATCATCGTACTAAACCTTATGGGGATTTGCCTTATACCGCTTATGTGAAGCAGATTCAAACGTGCCAGTGTCGTGACGGCAAATACTGCCACCCCGAAAAAGTGTTGGCGGAAACACAAAACGGCTTAGTTCAGCTTTGTTGGCATCACGACAGAGAGCGAATGGAAGGAAACATCAAAACGGAACAATTAGAGCAGTTGGCGGAGCAAAATTGGCAAGCCTTTATCGCAGAAACGATTCGCCGCCAGTTACGCAAAAGTAAAACTGCCCCGATTGAATTTGCCGATGTGGTGTTGTGGGCGTGTTTAAATGGGCTGATGAATGAGCTGAATAGCGAAGAAGTCCGCCAATTTCTCGGTTATGAAAAGCAGATAGATTTAACCAAAGAGAGCAGTATCGGTTTTGAAAATCCTGACTCGTTAGCGACGTTGCATAAAGTTTCTGCGGCATTAAAGCTGAAAGTGGATCCTGAACCGCCAGCCAGTTTTATGGCTCGCCCAAAGCTCAAGCGGTTTGAAAATCGCAAATGGTTGCAGTTTGTGAAATCACAGCCTTGTGTTTGCTGTGGGGCAAGAGCCGACGACCCACACCATATTATCGGGAATGGCGGGGGCAAAATGGGTGGAAAAGAACACGATTTATTCACGATTCCGCTATGTCGTATTCACCACGATGAATTACATCGCAATGTTGGCAGATTTGAACAGCAGTATGGCTCACAGTTAGCGTTACTGTATAAATTTTTAGATAGAGCGATTGGTTTGGGGGCGTTGGTTATTGATGATTAA
- a CDS encoding HNH endonuclease: MVLERDRYLCRACLAQGFYVTATTVDHIVAKAHGGTDSLSNLQSLCDNCHKAKTARERLK, encoded by the coding sequence ATGGTGCTGGAACGTGATCGCTATCTATGCCGAGCGTGCTTAGCACAAGGTTTTTATGTGACGGCGACAACGGTCGATCACATCGTAGCAAAAGCGCATGGCGGCACGGATTCGCTTTCAAATTTGCAGAGTTTGTGTGATAACTGCCATAAAGCTAAAACGGCGCGCGAGCGGTTGAAGTGA
- a CDS encoding lysozyme: protein MKKRVKSTGVVVCSVTAVIAVMQQHFSSEFRTSEAALEIIGDAEGCRRDPYVCPADVLTVGIGSTEAGGEPIDPKKRYSDLEIAERWKNDIKIAEQCVNRYANGHWIPQGVFDAAVSLTFNVGCGKTRDSTMFRKIRSGDYVGACNELPKWVRAGNKVLKGLVIRREKERALCLADLTG from the coding sequence ATGAAAAAACGGGTTAAATCCACCGGGGTTGTTGTTTGCTCTGTAACCGCCGTTATCGCTGTAATGCAGCAGCATTTCAGCAGTGAGTTTCGCACCAGTGAAGCAGCGTTAGAAATTATCGGTGATGCGGAAGGTTGTCGGCGTGATCCGTATGTTTGCCCTGCCGATGTACTGACTGTTGGTATTGGCTCGACGGAAGCCGGTGGCGAGCCGATTGATCCAAAGAAACGCTATTCGGATTTGGAAATTGCAGAGCGGTGGAAGAACGATATTAAGATTGCCGAACAGTGCGTGAATCGGTATGCGAATGGTCATTGGATTCCGCAAGGTGTTTTTGATGCAGCAGTTTCACTGACTTTTAATGTTGGGTGTGGGAAAACTCGTGATTCAACAATGTTTCGTAAAATCCGCAGTGGTGATTATGTCGGGGCGTGCAATGAATTACCGAAATGGGTTCGAGCGGGCAACAAAGTGCTAAAAGGTTTGGTAATCAGACGAGAGAAAGAGCGGGCGTTATGTTTGGCGGATTTAACAGGATAA
- a CDS encoding Bro-N domain-containing protein, protein MSQSTQFSAFNFENAAIRTLIINDEPWFLSVDICSALNISNSRDAISKLDEDEYQILNLKDTVGLTDGIGNQVQSVGIVNESGMYTLILRCRDAVKKGSVPHRFRKWVTSEVLPQIRKTGQYSQNSQPNLVLDIHLPRIKEMDTNFSQLLYYAKEARNVMWETDRMVTQLYEMLGIQLVGHTSLTTKIKLLKEMDFAVENSEEVMRKHRHSFRQY, encoded by the coding sequence ATGTCTCAATCAACTCAATTCTCAGCCTTCAATTTTGAAAATGCCGCAATCCGTACTTTAATAATCAATGATGAACCTTGGTTTTTATCTGTAGATATTTGCTCAGCTTTAAATATCTCAAATTCTCGTGATGCCATTAGTAAATTAGATGAAGATGAGTATCAAATTTTGAATTTAAAAGATACTGTCGGTTTAACCGACGGTATCGGAAATCAAGTGCAATCTGTTGGAATTGTCAACGAAAGCGGAATGTACACTTTAATTTTACGCTGTCGTGATGCGGTGAAAAAAGGTTCAGTTCCGCACCGTTTCAGAAAATGGGTAACATCAGAAGTGCTACCGCAAATCCGCAAAACAGGGCAGTATTCGCAAAATTCACAGCCAAACTTAGTGCTTGATATTCATTTGCCAAGAATAAAAGAGATGGATACCAACTTTTCCCAGCTGCTTTACTATGCTAAAGAAGCCCGAAATGTAATGTGGGAAACAGATAGAATGGTTACTCAATTATACGAAATGTTAGGCATTCAGCTTGTTGGGCACACATCGCTTACAACCAAAATTAAGCTGCTCAAAGAAATGGATTTTGCCGTTGAAAATTCGGAAGAAGTGATGAGAAAACACAGACACTCATTCCGCCAATACTAA
- a CDS encoding DNA adenine methylase produces the protein MHYTPLRYPGGKAKFAPAVKQIIEQNNLYGHYVEPFAGGAGIALDLLFNNNVADIHINDLDLAVYNFWLSVTKFNNEFIKLIEETPVTIEEWHKQKQNINRTDLSTLEHGFATFFLNRTNRSGILKAGVMGGLNQTGNYKLDCRFNKAELMKRIERIGQYSEHIHIYNQDALELLSNIDSLIPRNSLIYLDPPYYVKGQGLYRNFYKHDDHKAICQTLANVKTPWIVSYDNHPAIKEIYQDYRQADYTLNYSANKKTKGSEVMIYCPQIKNTI, from the coding sequence ATGCATTACACTCCTTTACGCTACCCAGGAGGGAAAGCAAAATTTGCCCCCGCAGTGAAACAAATTATCGAGCAAAATAATTTGTATGGTCATTATGTAGAGCCATTCGCCGGAGGAGCAGGGATTGCTTTAGATTTACTATTTAACAATAATGTCGCGGATATCCATATCAATGACCTAGATTTAGCCGTTTACAACTTTTGGTTATCTGTCACTAAATTTAATAATGAATTTATCAAGCTCATTGAGGAAACGCCAGTAACTATTGAAGAATGGCATAAACAAAAACAGAATATAAATAGAACAGATTTATCAACTCTCGAACATGGCTTCGCCACATTCTTTTTAAACCGTACTAATCGTTCCGGTATTTTAAAAGCAGGTGTAATGGGGGGGCTTAACCAAACAGGTAATTACAAACTAGACTGCCGCTTTAATAAGGCTGAACTTATGAAGCGTATTGAGAGAATTGGTCAATACTCTGAACATATCCATATTTATAATCAAGATGCATTAGAACTACTGTCCAACATAGATAGTCTTATTCCTAGAAACTCTCTGATTTATCTTGATCCCCCTTATTATGTAAAAGGGCAAGGATTATATCGTAACTTTTATAAACACGATGACCATAAAGCAATTTGTCAAACTCTGGCTAACGTGAAAACACCTTGGATTGTCTCTTATGATAATCATCCTGCTATTAAAGAGATTTATCAAGATTATCGTCAAGCCGACTATACACTCAACTATTCCGCAAATAAAAAAACCAAAGGCAGTGAAGTAATGATTTACTGTCCTCAAATAAAAAATACCATTTAA
- a CDS encoding DUF2570 family protein, with amino-acid sequence MFGGFNRIIYGGLAAVILGLGVWSGYQYQKIGRLTAENQTQAQTILRLEASQQHLEQALLHEQQAVRSREKFANQLRKQVESKREKVKVIFKDSPCANTALPDGVIEQLH; translated from the coding sequence ATGTTTGGCGGATTTAACAGGATAATCTATGGCGGACTTGCCGCAGTGATTTTGGGCTTGGGTGTATGGTCTGGGTATCAATATCAGAAGATTGGTAGGCTGACAGCCGAGAACCAAACGCAAGCCCAAACTATTTTGCGGTTAGAAGCTTCGCAGCAACATTTGGAGCAGGCACTTCTACACGAGCAACAAGCGGTCAGATCCCGAGAAAAATTTGCAAATCAGTTACGAAAACAAGTGGAGAGTAAGCGTGAGAAAGTCAAAGTTATTTTCAAAGACAGTCCGTGTGCTAACACTGCTTTGCCTGACGGTGTTATTGAGCAGCTGCACTAG
- a CDS encoding ParB N-terminal domain-containing protein, with product MLKTTSIKNLILDPKNPRHIPIEAQEKIIEYLIENENIKELAKDIAEKGLTNPLDLVGITEENGKKIVLEGNRRVCALKLLLKPELAPKKHQAFFQKLKQKIDQQIKAITVYQFNSREEATIWLATLHSKSSKISRKSWSTEQQTRFEQSIDGKPENAAALTILEFSLTNSLIHPDQSKKVITTITRMLSSPEVRDAFGILTGVKERNIQINIQTSEFIEILKQYFSDFDKPEHNIGSRSNKVDRLNYIQHLKKLGKIPSSRQLTTTSLMPGMPSTPVVPLSPKPVAPKAQRVSSRSKVGKLIDYELSIPVSKIQDIYLELKTKLNVAESPYAVAALLRALVEQSCDYFLIKNKQRSIIFHDGGKTENVTEGVNLRTKILGIAQSLERYNFLENKELSTLTNECQPKKDGTGTLNLLNGVLHNYAHNITSEQISAAHNNLKPFIIAIWENIAGQMENNTL from the coding sequence ATGCTAAAAACAACATCTATTAAAAACTTAATTTTAGATCCAAAAAACCCAAGACATATTCCTATTGAAGCACAAGAAAAAATCATTGAATATTTGATAGAAAATGAAAATATCAAAGAGTTAGCAAAAGATATTGCAGAAAAAGGGCTAACAAACCCATTAGATTTGGTTGGAATTACTGAAGAAAATGGCAAGAAAATTGTGTTGGAAGGGAATCGACGTGTTTGTGCATTAAAACTACTCCTTAAACCTGAATTAGCACCTAAAAAACACCAAGCATTTTTTCAAAAATTAAAACAAAAGATAGACCAACAGATTAAGGCTATCACTGTTTATCAGTTTAATTCAAGAGAAGAAGCTACTATATGGTTAGCGACATTACATTCTAAAAGTTCAAAAATATCTCGTAAATCTTGGAGTACAGAACAGCAAACCCGTTTTGAGCAATCCATAGATGGCAAACCAGAAAATGCTGCTGCATTAACTATTCTTGAATTTTCCTTGACCAATTCACTTATCCATCCAGATCAGTCTAAAAAAGTGATCACCACTATTACTCGTATGCTTAGCAGCCCAGAAGTTCGCGATGCATTTGGAATATTAACAGGTGTTAAAGAAAGAAATATTCAAATTAATATTCAGACATCTGAGTTTATAGAGATATTAAAACAATATTTTAGTGATTTTGATAAACCGGAACATAATATAGGTTCTCGATCCAATAAAGTAGACCGACTAAACTACATTCAACATCTTAAAAAATTAGGCAAAATTCCATCATCTCGCCAACTAACCACAACAAGCCTAATGCCAGGTATGCCATCTACTCCTGTTGTGCCGCTAAGTCCCAAGCCTGTAGCACCAAAAGCCCAAAGAGTATCTTCTCGCTCAAAAGTTGGAAAGCTTATTGACTATGAGCTATCTATTCCTGTAAGCAAAATTCAAGATATCTATTTAGAATTAAAAACAAAATTAAATGTGGCAGAGAGTCCTTATGCCGTAGCGGCATTGCTAAGAGCATTAGTTGAACAAAGTTGTGATTATTTCCTAATAAAGAATAAGCAACGCTCTATTATATTTCATGATGGCGGAAAAACAGAAAACGTGACTGAAGGCGTTAATTTGAGAACAAAAATCCTAGGCATAGCACAATCATTAGAAAGATATAACTTCTTAGAAAATAAGGAACTCTCTACATTAACAAATGAATGCCAACCTAAAAAAGATGGCACTGGCACATTAAATTTATTAAATGGCGTTCTTCATAATTACGCTCATAATATTACTTCAGAACAAATTAGTGCAGCACATAATAATCTTAAACCATTTATTATTGCCATTTGGGAAAATATTGCTGGCCAAATGGAAAATAACACATTATAA
- a CDS encoding transcriptional regulator, with translation MQAIEKAFQLVGGQSVLAKHFGIRPWAVSKWRKSGVPAERCPEIEKLTNGQVTCEELRPDVNWAVLRNSGK, from the coding sequence GTGCAAGCAATAGAAAAAGCATTTCAGTTAGTTGGCGGTCAGTCTGTACTTGCAAAACATTTTGGGATCCGCCCTTGGGCAGTATCCAAGTGGAGAAAGTCGGGAGTCCCCGCTGAACGCTGTCCAGAGATTGAAAAATTAACCAATGGTCAAGTGACCTGCGAAGAGCTACGCCCCGATGTGAATTGGGCGGTATTGCGTAATTCAGGCAAATAA
- a CDS encoding DNA N-6-adenine-methyltransferase, producing MSFDKDTYPTPFSVFNPINAEFGITIDGAALPHNAKCERYVTPEMDFLTYPLEHERIFINPPFSDPFSFIKRAVELFENHNCLVVMLLPVDISTAWFSLVTQKATEIRFIVGGRIKFLNPETNKWTDVCRGNHLAIFNPKHRHMTQVMRHIHIDSLGKLEWRKSK from the coding sequence ATGAGTTTTGATAAAGATACTTACCCAACACCATTTTCAGTATTTAACCCTATCAATGCAGAATTTGGCATTACGATTGACGGTGCAGCATTACCACATAATGCAAAGTGTGAGCGGTATGTTACGCCTGAAATGGATTTTTTAACTTACCCTTTGGAACACGAACGGATTTTTATCAACCCACCCTTTAGTGATCCATTTAGTTTTATTAAGCGAGCGGTGGAATTATTTGAAAATCATAATTGCTTGGTCGTGATGTTATTACCCGTTGATATTAGTACGGCGTGGTTTTCACTTGTAACACAAAAAGCAACCGAGATCCGCTTTATTGTTGGAGGTCGGATTAAGTTTCTTAATCCTGAAACAAATAAATGGACTGATGTATGCCGAGGCAACCATTTAGCGATATTTAACCCGAAACATCGCCATATGACACAGGTAATGAGACATATTCATATTGATAGTTTAGGGAAATTAGAATGGCGGAAAAGCAAATGA
- a CDS encoding Rha family transcriptional regulator, whose product MHKSDKLLPMSKQNASENLLTMSSREIAKLCGKEHRHVLRDIENLNQTYEEMGLPKIGQGYYTHPNTGNQQHREFLLSREQCVDLITGYRTDVRIRINRRWQELESQQAVRLPQNFAEALRDLADTVEQNQVLQLENNQKTEHIHSLENYFQAGLTPPQFVKGLNGVNCQKINDFLRSKGWLYKDNSRCWRVFGHVRNKYLTEQSKRIEIDPIERVEMNTYKPVLLEKGAVKIFEFYMKGELPMRADWDGKFYHSKVAV is encoded by the coding sequence ATGCATAAATCAGATAAATTATTGCCGATGAGTAAACAAAATGCAAGTGAAAATTTGCTGACGATGAGCAGTCGGGAGATTGCGAAGCTATGTGGAAAAGAGCATCGCCATGTTTTGCGTGATATTGAAAATCTTAACCAAACCTATGAAGAAATGGGCTTGCCCAAAATTGGGCAGGGATATTACACCCACCCAAACACAGGCAATCAGCAGCACCGTGAATTTTTACTCAGCCGCGAGCAGTGTGTCGATTTAATCACGGGCTACCGCACTGATGTTCGCATTCGTATCAATCGCCGTTGGCAAGAGTTAGAGAGCCAACAAGCGGTCAGATTACCACAAAATTTTGCAGAAGCCTTGCGTGATCTTGCTGATACCGTTGAACAGAACCAGGTTTTACAGCTCGAAAACAACCAAAAAACTGAACATATCCATTCCCTTGAAAACTATTTCCAAGCAGGGCTAACGCCACCGCAATTCGTTAAAGGCTTGAATGGAGTAAATTGCCAAAAAATCAATGATTTCTTACGCAGTAAAGGTTGGCTATATAAAGACAATTCTCGCTGTTGGCGAGTATTCGGTCACGTTCGGAATAAGTATTTGACGGAGCAGAGTAAGCGGATAGAGATTGATCCTATTGAGCGTGTCGAGATGAATACCTATAAGCCCGTGTTATTGGAAAAAGGGGCAGTGAAGATTTTTGAGTTTTATATGAAAGGCGAGTTGCCAATGCGTGCCGATTGGGATGGCAAATTTTATCACAGCAAGGTGGCGGTATGA
- a CDS encoding antitermination protein, producing MQYEVQLNASIDDVLNVWVRRWASHRGCKGYPSLQSFMRESAKPIIRYTISELDERTYVRIDEAVNVLHDRNLEVYQVLMAVFLQRQDRQSICNAMMISKTTFHERLNAAKSFMEGAVFGSGIVRVKL from the coding sequence ATGCAGTATGAAGTTCAGTTAAATGCCAGTATCGATGATGTGCTGAATGTTTGGGTTCGCCGTTGGGCCTCACATCGTGGTTGTAAAGGTTACCCTTCGCTACAATCATTTATGCGAGAGTCCGCCAAGCCAATTATTCGCTATACGATCAGCGAATTAGACGAACGGACTTATGTGCGAATTGATGAAGCAGTGAATGTGTTACACGACCGCAATCTTGAAGTTTATCAGGTGTTAATGGCGGTATTTTTGCAACGGCAAGATCGTCAGTCAATTTGCAATGCGATGATGATATCGAAAACCACCTTTCACGAAAGACTAAATGCCGCCAAAAGTTTTATGGAAGGGGCTGTGTTCGGGAGTGGGATTGTGAGGGTAAAATTGTAA
- a CDS encoding phage holin family protein → MNNTMKDVIKDIPIESQLYAWLTSFFGAWTISEWAILIGVVVTVCGYVRESRYKKRMLELEEIRVGVRDKNGELINEKTG, encoded by the coding sequence ATGAATAATACAATGAAAGACGTAATTAAGGATATTCCGATCGAATCACAACTTTATGCTTGGCTAACTTCCTTTTTTGGAGCTTGGACAATCAGTGAGTGGGCAATTTTGATCGGTGTAGTCGTGACGGTTTGCGGCTATGTACGGGAATCTCGGTATAAAAAGCGAATGCTAGAACTGGAAGAAATTCGTGTCGGTGTTCGGGATAAAAATGGGGAGTTGATCAATGAAAAAACGGGTTAA
- a CDS encoding RusA family crossover junction endodeoxyribonuclease, whose product MIKLELPYPPTVNHYWKHTRGGIHYVTAQGKAYQQAVSLAVKIAKVPPFKSKVMLRVDIYPPDNRKRDIDNIFKALLDGLTKSGIIADDSLIYKLVAEKHEAIKGGKVIIEMEEYKNAV is encoded by the coding sequence ATGATTAAACTCGAATTACCCTATCCGCCAACGGTAAATCATTACTGGAAACATACTCGTGGCGGTATTCATTATGTCACCGCACAGGGCAAAGCCTACCAACAAGCGGTCAGTTTGGCGGTAAAAATCGCAAAAGTACCGCCATTTAAAAGCAAGGTTATGCTAAGGGTGGATATTTATCCACCTGATAACCGCAAACGGGATATTGATAACATCTTCAAAGCATTGCTAGACGGTTTAACCAAGTCGGGCATTATTGCTGATGATAGTTTGATTTATAAGTTAGTAGCGGAAAAGCACGAAGCCATCAAGGGCGGTAAAGTGATTATAGAAATGGAGGAGTATAAAAATGCAGTATGA